gagctctagactccacgacgttcatcaaatgaagaccAAGAACTGCTCGAGGgaacttgtgaaacttcatcgacaaaaggtatgtggagacttgaacttatctatcactcaaaagtctatatactctatctcctattttgagacaaaagtcgtactgttatatagatttcgattatacacgtttgctattttgatccgagtttatctcgcttatctatttctcgaaatatgtgttggtaagctttcgctttggccaagttcatctttactcatgacgaaagtcatgttgattatttcaataacttgaaaatcgctttgatgaaaatagtttgtgaataacgactattttaacatcctctaaaaaagtttcaatgattgaaatgagagtttcaaacaagtaaccatgtttggatataaacatagtgtgttctcatatttgtgtaaaagtccaaaatctggaacctaaagtatgcgtacacgtacgcgtactggcggttgttggaaaacCGGGcaagtacacgtacccgtacgcatactggcggaagtttcacgtccgtgaatttatgtTGGATTTTGGAGGAGTGAATAGGTATAtgcacccatacgcgtactgccgtaaccaaactcggcccggccacttaggtatgcgtacccgtttgcatacttaagtaggttactttctaaaatcgatttgttcatgaactaaaatatttatattataaggaatgcaatctctgaaaaccgtggctataatgttcatgaattgattcgagtgaatcaaaatcgattttgcttcaattgtgtcttgtatacttctatgagatctaagcaattgaacaactctctaactaggtcatttgagtcatttgaactagttatggtgaaggtgaataaggttgatatgaaagtgctcatatggctaaccactggttaactattgttgaaccgactaagtgcacacgtttaggtacggttgctcaaacctaaatgaaggtgaatttcatttgtgtataacaagctaagttcgatataacaattgaaagatattatattgaatctaatcagtttttcatctaacagtgaatattgaatgctttgttaccaaggtaacttatattgcaaaccctgatttgaaatctatacaatggagaactctagcaactgggaaacctaatccccacacctcttgtgtgataataATTGTacaagttagagtcgattctcctttaaccttaggtttttcacgaaaccctgtaggttaacgacttgaagacttcattgggaatgtgaagccagacccaactattttatctctAGTTGCGTgacctgatcttgttgttttctatcgtgattgagtgcaatcgtaagattggcttgagatttttatcttcgataggcaagatagaaaagtagtcacaaacaccttcgtctcatcgtttgtaactccacaatatcttctttcgtcaatcgattaagattattgtggggtgattgataatactaggattttcttcggaaatataagtccgggttatcaattggttcctgttcaccttgatttatcaaaagacggaacaaaactcgtaggtatatctgtgggagatggatttatctattatcgtagacttttctgtgtgatacagatttgtttattaaagttttcaactttgggtcgtagcaactcttagttgtgggtgatatcagctaagggaatcaagtgcgtagtatcctgctgggatcagagacgtaaggaacgcaactgtaccttggatcaatgtgagattgattggggctcaactacagtccagaccgaagttagtttgtattaggctagtgtctgtagcggcttaatacagtgtggttttcaaatatggactaggtcccaaggtttttctgcatttacggtttcctcattaacaaaacttctggtgtctgtgttatttctttttcgcattatattttgttatataattgaaatatcacaggttgtgcgttgaatcgatcaattggtaaatccaaccattggttgttgattgaaattgattgatctttgaacattggtctttggtaccgttcaagttatttctcttatattcaatcaggctcggaaattctatttgcttgattgcagattgaattgagagattgagatataactctttgatataccttttattaagattgagtctgactgtctagttgattctcttgaaagtatattggagttttgtccatacagattgctaagagaaatcttgggtgaggttgttagacccccgctttttcacatgtcTCTAACTTGTTAGAATTCAGATCTTGTTCGATTTGGGTACAACTAGATTGATCCTCTAGCATCTTAATTTGATTTCACGAGCTGATTATCTCAAGGTTTTTACTTCTCATGGTTTCcttatgattttatttttattttttgaatttaatctttatttattgaaacaaaagaaaagggtTTAAAAAAAGTTGTTGGGAAGCCGAGCCGCAAGCTGGGCTTTTGAGATCTGTGAACTTCTTCTCTTCCAAATCTCACAAAAAATTCAACATAAAAAATATACCTTAAGCCTATTTTTTTGGGGGTACTTCTTTTGATAATTTCAATCATGTTAGACGTGAGTAatcttttttattcttcttctttacaaATTACTAGATCCCCTAATTTCTTACCAGTTAATTCTACTTTCAATTGTGATTCTTCTATATGTATATCAGATTTTCTTTACCCTGTTGAATAAAAAATGTTTAATTAAGAGAATAATATCAGTTGGTGTAGTATCTTGGATACCCGATTAGGGCAATCATATTTTTCTAGTAATTTATAACTAAAATATGCTGGTTTGGGTACTATAAATCTGATGGATTGGTTATAAGTTCGGTCGGAGTATTAGATTTGTTCTATTTTTAGATTAGATTATCTTATACTTTTTGTGGGATTCATATATTCATGTTTGATGAATGCTCGATTAAAATTTTCAATATTTATAATAATGCATTAATGGCTTACATAAAACATATGTAAACTTCGATTTATGACATCATATTAACTTGGTTGCTATATATGTTTGTTGACTATTACACACCTAGCCAGCTCTATGCAAAGCCTACAATAAACATATATAAACATGGTATTGCAAATTTTATAAATGGTGTTATATACACCGTGATAGTAAAAAAGTTTAGTCTCACACTAGGATTTGTTCCTAATCTTAATATATCTGCTGCTCTTCTTGCATTTTTCTATCATCAAGTCGTTAACTAAATTGTTGAACGAAAATGGTTATGTCTATACTCCATTCTTTAAACAAGAGAATATATTAAACTTGTTGTTGCTTATTTTCCTATAATGTTTTGCAGGTAATTAAGCTTCCTTGCCTCTCTTCGTGTGTTTTATGTATATGTGTTTgtgttcttttattttttgatatgttTTAGTTGATTGCATGTGGATTTGATCTTTCTTATTAGTATTGAATAAAATAACATATGAGAAAGTTGGGTTTGATACTCCTGGAAACACTCTAGGGAGAGTTATAGGGATCCAGGAATTGCATGTACGATTACATTTCTTTTTTGTTACAAGTTTTGTTGGGCTTTTAACTTTGGTTCCTTTTAGGAAGCTATATAGGCAATAAATGTTATAAGTCTAAATGCGGGTTATTTTGAATCTATCAGAGTTATTATTTTTTACTAGCAGATATCTCAAGGCCGCATGTTTGAGTAAATGGATGTAAGGTTCTTATGAATATATATGACTTGCTAATTAAGTTATATGTCATCTTATTAAAGGATTtacataaaattagaaaaaatatGGGCATTACTAGTACTTCTTATACGGTTTCAGGAAATTTGTGAATGTAAAACTAGTGCATGTGAATCTTTTTGTAGTGGTTACATacttgcataatttgttatgccgGTTCAAAGGcgtagtcgagaaaatggttgcataacgcgttatgcatcaattttttgttGGAACCGAAATCAACAAAACGATGACTGCACTTACTACGCACCTACAAAAAtgtctgcataacctgttatgtggGTGAGAAAAcgattgcataatgcattatacaTCACTTTTTGTTGGCACCGGAacaaaaaaattgttgcataatcttttatacATATGAGAAAGAGGATACATAACCATGCATCtggaaaatggttgcataacgtaATATCAACCTCTTTGTAAGCactaaaatcaaataaaaaatggttgcataacttgttatgcagtcaagAAAATGATTgtgtaacttgttatgcagttgagAAAATGACTACATAATTCTTTATACGTCCTTTTTTTGGTTGGGATATTACCTTTTAACCATATACATCGTTTTAGAGGTTGCATAACCAATGAACTAAAATATGACTGAATAAGAAGTTATACATCTTTTGTGGTGGCTACATCATGCTTTATACATCCATTTTTTGTGTTGGAATGTTATTTTATTAAGtatatacatcgttttagtggttgcataaccaAATTAATGGATGCATGAACTAAAGTATAATTGCATAACGTGTCATGCATCTTTTATGGTGTCTGCATATTgcgttatgcatcttttgtggaggctgcataatgaatatgtaaTCAACTTTCGAAATTTTTGCCTAAAAGAACAATCACCTTCAACTTTttggtaaaatacttagatatcGTTGTTTGTATGCGTTGTGTAGATCTCTTAAAAAaatccaacgagataaaatttgtaaaattccaaagtGCGTTTTTTTAAATACGCATAACGAGCTATGTAGAATTTTaataatttcaaataattatgggtgtcacaaaaACTGAAAAATATTTTAGGTCtgacaataagaaaaatatttttttggggCGTTAGCCTAGTTTCCCCTTTATAAATTTATTACCATCAAAGTAAATTTAATAGAAACGATTATATGTGTACTAATTGCAGAATATTGATTGGAAAACAAGTCGATGAGCCTCTAAAACATCCACTAGCGACTTCATAATTCACTCTCTGAACCTGATGAAATGCGTCCCAATACAAATAAGCATTTCTGTTCTTGCAAGGCATCTGATTTGGTAGACAAACTGTGGTCCCGTTTCCTCCAACCACGCAACATGGTGTATTTCCTCCATAGAAACCTAAAaatgttttaaaaaaaatctccttagtATTTAGAACGTCTCTAGTGATATTTAAAGGTCTCAAAATAAAAATGACACCTACATAGAAAAATACCAGGAAAAACTGTAAACGTACCATATGTAAGTGGAGATATATTTTGTCGATAGCTTTTATCAAAAATATTACCATGAACAAATGTGGAGCCTTTCAAGGTAGACGCGAGTTCTTGAATCATACTTGGAATCCCAGAATTGAAAATCTTAATCATAAGATTAACACTTTCTAAACAAGGGGTAACTGGTTTTGGATTAGCTGCATTTATAATTGCCGGTAAACAACCAATTGGACCCAATTCAAATACCACAAATTTCCTTACTCCTAAGTTATACAAACTCATTAGATGTTGTTTGAGTGTTGATATCAAGAGGGCTCCATATTGTTGAGGTGTATATGTATTGCTACTATTGTAGTTTGCTGGTTGAAGATAATTATTAATGTAGTCATTGCTACCTATTGAGAAAACAAATATGGACTTAGACAAGTAACTGGAAATCTCTTCTTGGGTTGAGAACGACTTTGGTAAATCTATTTTGACAGTTTGATTAAAGTAATTGACTTGTTCTTCAAAGCTCAAGATATCTCCCTACAAGTACAAAAGTAATATGTAAATGCGGGTAATTAAACATGTTACACCATTCTTTCAAAGATGTCCGAGCAACAACTGAGAAAAATAGAAGTCTCTTACAGTTGCAGTTCCTGATTCTGGAAGTATACCAGCTGCTCCTGATGCATAATTTATACCTGTCGTTGTTCGACTCCTCTCATCTTCAGATAAACTCATATATGGTGGTACATATGGTAATCCAAGCCATTTAGCTGCCAAAAGAAACCAACTAGATAAATCACGATGTCTTATATATATACAAGGTGCATGTTTGGTTCGATGTACAATTCTAAACATCAGACATAACTCATACATGCAGATCTAGTAAAAAATACTTTGCTAAACATGTGACGGTTCGAGTGTGAAAATGCTATGATGCAAGTATATGAATTCTAGTATACACAATTACCTAAAAAGTCTACGACCGTGTGACCATTGGTGAATCTTCCAGTGGCTACTCCATTCGGGAAATCGGCTCCATATGGTGTGTAGTTAACTTTGGCGGATGTTTTAAGATAATTGTTATTGCCGCTATCAACCAAAGAATCACCAAACACATATACTGCTGGTACAAATTTATTTTTTGCATGTACTGATGCAAAATCTTGGTTGGCTGAAGAAAATTGACAAGTTTGAATCAAAAGAAAAGTAGAGAAAAGGATGAACACAATAGAGAACTTCATGATAACAAGGTTACAATTAGTGTTTCTTGTTAGGATTTGTGAATGCATGTATAATTTTTCTAAGAGTTGTTATATATAGGGAAATAAATCATGAATGGATGACTTAATACTGGAAAATCCTCATTGATCATTCCAATTATTAGTTTATTTCTTTGGTTAGAACATCAACTTTTATAAGCAAATAAAAATGGGAAGAATAAAAAATTTGAACAAAGAATATATGGAAATAAGATTAAGTTTTCGTTGAATAACAAAAACCTTAAATAGGCGTTATAATTCCGTTGAACACTACTCCACGAATAATATAAATTCCTACTTTTTAGGATCCAGTAATACTTAATCAAAACAGTTAAAAATAATCTAAATACCAGGACTAATCCTACTTAAATCTAAATACCAAATCAACTAAAGAAAGTAACATAAAATGTGTTAACTATTTGAACATCTATGACACATTCAGTTCCAACACCCTCCCTCCATAAATGCGTCAATTATTCTATTATAATAAATATACCATCATTGTCACATCATATcattattcatcatcatcattttatCATTACAATAACATTACCTCTTTTTCATTGTCAATGGCTCTCATACAAAAATATGatattcttctcttttgtttagtcataactttttttatttttcatatgaCCTAATTTGTTACAGTTATTATATTGCATTGAGTTTTTTCTTACCGTCTTTAACATAATATTTATCAGTAAcatgattaatttttttattgattgatcagaactatttttttttcttcaaatcctaCATCTTCCAACTTGTTTAAATCTTTGTTCATATGCTTGAAGAGAACTAATAAGATCATTAAAAGTATATTTTGACAAATCTTTGACTCTTCAATAACATCAAGAGCATTTTTGAGGACGAAACTGTAATACTTTTTACACGATTTTTTTGGTCAGAAATTACTTCGCTATAACCCCTCATCACATTAACAGTCTTGATAAATGTTGG
The nucleotide sequence above comes from Papaver somniferum cultivar HN1 chromosome 8, ASM357369v1, whole genome shotgun sequence. Encoded proteins:
- the LOC113306653 gene encoding GDSL esterase/lipase 7-like, with amino-acid sequence MHSQILTRNTNCNLVIMKFSIVFILFSTFLLIQTCQFSSANQDFASVHAKNKFVPAVYVFGDSLVDSGNNNYLKTSAKVNYTPYGADFPNGVATGRFTNGHTVVDFLAKWLGLPYVPPYMSLSEDERSRTTTGINYASGAAGILPESGTATGDILSFEEQVNYFNQTVKIDLPKSFSTQEEISSYLSKSIFVFSIGSNDYINNYLQPANYNSSNTYTPQQYGALLISTLKQHLMSLYNLGVRKFVVFELGPIGCLPAIINAANPKPVTPCLESVNLMIKIFNSGIPSMIQELASTLKGSTFVHGNIFDKSYRQNISPLTYGFYGGNTPCCVVGGNGTTVCLPNQMPCKNRNAYLYWDAFHQVQRVNYEVASGCFRGSSTCFPINILQLVHI